In Naumovozyma castellii chromosome 1, complete genome, one DNA window encodes the following:
- the CRH1 gene encoding transglycosylase (ancestral locus Anc_5.159) yields MVKLNSKTLLSAALVAQSVVGEACNPMTSTNCPADTALSGSFSEDFHTESKWFKSIGNPGNITYGSDGLTLTLEKRLDNPSLHSTFYIMYGKVEAIAQAAPGQGMISSVFLQSDDLDEIDIEWTGGDTTQVQSNYFSKGQTTTYDRGEFHPVDSPQTTYHNYTVDWTKDAVTWYIDGVSVRVLPSDAPEGFPESPMALNIGIWAGGDSGNAPGTIEWAGGLTDYSQAPFSMGVKQIIVTDYSSGSEYTYGDQSGSADSIKAKDGSVNGRYDQAQVEFAALVDGQSVSEPSVSANQSSTISAVSSTVSVASSTSSVVVSSSSATNTTSTSTSTSSKKTSTSTSTTKTAAPTTTTTSSAKPTTTSKSSTKPTTTEAPKPSTTSTAPSSSTLVTKEHVSSTASSSATVQIAQSNGASKSFASWTMLFTLIISLF; encoded by the coding sequence ATGGTTAAACTAAACTCTAAAACTTTGCTTTCGGCTGCTCTAGTAGCTCAATCCGTTGTAGGTGAAGCATGCAACCCAATGACTTCCACAAACTGTCCTGCTGACACTGCTCTATCTGGAAGCTTCTCTGAAGACTTCCATACTGAATCTAAATGGTTCAAGAGTATTGGTAACCCAGGTAACATCACATACGGTAGCGATGGTCTAACATTGACACTAGAAAAGAGACTGGATAACCCAAGTCTTCACTCTACATTCTACATCATGTACGGTAAAGTGGAAGCTATTGCCCAAGCCGCTCCAGGTCAAGGTATGATCTCATCTGTCTTCTTACAAAGTGACGATCTAGATGAAATCGATATCGAATGGACTGGTGGTGACACTACTCAAGTGCAATCCAACTATTTCTCAAAGGGTCAAACTACAACTTACGACAGGGGTGAATTTCATCCAGTCGACAGTCCACAAACTACTTACCACAATTATACAGTCGATTGGACTAAAGATGCTGTTACATGGTATATTGATGGTGTATCCGTCAGAGTCCTACCAAGTGACGCTCCAGAAGGTTTCCCAGAATCTCCAATGGCTCTAAATATCGGTATTTGGGCTGGTGGTGACTCTGGTAACGCTCCAGGTACCATTGAATGGGCCGGTGGGTTGACCGATTATTCTCAAGCTCCATTCTCCATGGGTGTCAAGCAAATTATCGTTACCGATTACTCTTCTGGTTCTGAATACACATATGGTGACCAATCTGGTTCTGCTGACTCCATTAAAGCTAAGGATGGATCCGTTAATGGTAGATATGATCAAGCTCAAGTTGAATTTGCTGCTTTAGTCGATGGTCAATCTGTCTCTGAACCTTCTGTCAGCGCCAATCAATCTTCAACAATCTCTGCCGTTTCTTCCACTGTCTCTGTTGCTTCTTCTACATCTTCTGTCGTggtttcttcatcttctgcAACTAATACAACTTCTACATCTACttccacttcttcaaagaagacTTCCACCTCTACTTCCACCACCAAGACTGCTGCTCCAACCACCACAACCACCTCATCTGCTAAACCAACCACCACATCTAAATCATCTACCAAGCCAACTACAACTGAAGCTCCAAAACCATCCACTACATCTACTGCTCCATCTAGTTCCACTTTGGTTACTAAGGAGCATGTATCATCTACCGCATCTTCATCTGCTACAGTTCAAATTGCCCAATCTAATGGTGCTTCTAAATCCTTTGCCAGTTGGACTATGTTATTCACCTTGATTATCTCTTTgttttaa
- the PDX1 gene encoding Pdx1p (ancestral locus Anc_5.153), translating to MLSYNAMRSCLQGQTRRSLIRSIHLSRSLLSAQKFTMPAMSPTMEKGGIVSWKFKVGEPFSSGDVLLEVETDKAQIDVEAQDDGKLAKILKGDGSKDVDVGETIAYLADVDDDLSTLKISAEEEEQVKVTPVSKVEEKTTSGNKEPLQNTKKAKESPIATDKNGVLQVAKSNQTLLPSVSLLLAANNISKEDAIRNIKASGRDGLLLKGDVLAYLGKIPESSLIKVSEYVKNKEKQDFSHIELGSLTKAEPPQSEKLEDKAIEKISKEPVLLHSEITLKVPSNVSRERLDNTVKSFIEEGFEYTHAMPLSNINSQYFDDIFEDLITTAPREPRFQVNYELYCPVEEEERFTRKDREDIFDLLAGSESRTPLRGPVVSNSEASTPASEWTLSLELEVSDKYSDSKQKAERFLEYMWQLDLS from the coding sequence ATGTTGTCCTATAATGCAATGAGGTCATGTCTTCAGGGGCAAACAAGAAGGTCGTTGATAAGGAGTATACATCTGAGTAGAAGTTTACTCAGTGCGCAGAAGTTCACTATGCCGGCCATGTCTCCCACCATGGAGAAAGGTGGAATTGTATCCTGGAAGTTCAAAGTTGGGGAACCATTTTCCAGTGGTGATGTGCTCCTAGAAGTTGAGACCGATAAGGCTCAAATCGATGTTGAAGCGCAAGATGATGGGAAGTTGGCTAAAATTTTAAAGGGTGATGGTAGTAAGGATGTTGATGTAGGTGAGACAATTGCATATCTTGCTGATGTTGACGATGATTTGTCTACATTGAAGATCTCAGCagaggaggaagaacaaGTAAAGGTCACACCAGTATCGAAGGTGGAAGAGAAGACAACCAGTGGAAATAAGGAGCCACTTCAAAATACTAAAAAAGCTAAAGAATCTCCCATTGCAACTGACAAGAATGGTGTGTTGCAAGTTGCTAAGAGTAACCAAACGTTATTACCATCTGTATCTTTACTGTTAGCAgcaaataatatttccaaagaagacGCAATCAGGAACATCAAGGCTTCAGGGAGAGATGggttattattgaaaggGGATGTGCTTGCTTATTTAGGGAAGATACCGGAAAGCTCGTTGATAAAAGTGTCAGAATATGTCAAGAATAAGGAGAAGCAGGACTTTTCCCATATTGAGCTGGGCAGTCTTACCAAGGCAGAGCCACCGCAATCTGAGAAATTGGAAGACAAGGCGATAGAGAAGATCAGCAAAGAGCCTGTCTTGTTGCATTCGGAGATTACTTTGAAAGTTCCTTCTAATGTAAGCAGAGAAAGATTGGATAATACAGTAAAGTCATTTATAGAGGAAGGATTTGAATATACGCACGCAATGCCATTGTCCAATATCAATTCTCAATATTTTGACGATATATTCGAAGATTTAATAACCACTGCCCCCAGGGAGCCAAGATTCCAGGTCAATTATGAATTATACTGTCCcgttgaagaagaggaaaggTTTACGAGGAAAGATAGAGAGGACATCTTCGATCTACTGGCAGGGAGTGAGAGCAGAACCCCACTAAGGGGACCCGTGGTCAGCAACTCCGAGGCCTCGACGCCCGCCAGCGAATGGACGTTATCCTTGGAGCTGGAAGTATCAGATAAATACTCCGACAGCAAGCAAAAGGCGGAGAGGTTCCTGGAGTACATGTGGCAGCTGGACCTCAGCTGA
- the BUB3 gene encoding Bub3p (ancestral locus Anc_5.615) — protein MDKLHKVEVQNGPSEYISDIVLIDEKSQFLVTAWDGSLSQFEYNPNLKEVRLIKKVVHEYALLCCCYAFVLGKLRVYVGTVQGEIFLVDFENSDFKPVLGNSTQLGVSKMVNVGNYTFIASSWDGILQEIDMQDNAVIRTTKLENNTKVLAMDCVNNLLILALTGKKIRWLNLPLNNNDRGEVTEVETGLKYQVRDIKLTLEGDGYVTSSIDGRVAVEYFEDDSRNFAFRCHRMNLVDMQFVFPVNSLAFSPASHLLFTGGSDGCVSLWNLETHKKIKQFPKFNENSVVKLACNEDILVVGTSDDSFKTNAVVAEPLELQSSRLYVLFKE, from the coding sequence ATGGATAAGTTACATAAGGTTGAGGTGCAAAATGGACCCAGTGAATATATCAGTGATATTGTACTCATAGATGAGAAATCACAATTCCTAGTAACCGCCTGGGACGGATCTCTATctcaatttgaatataaCCCTAATTTAAAAGAGGTCAGACTGATTAAGAAAGTGGTACATGAATATGCATTGttgtgttgttgttatgCGTTTGTGTTGGGCAAATTGAGAGTGTATGTTGGGACTGTTCAAggagaaatatttcttgttgATTTCGAAAATAGTGATTTTAAACCCGTACTAGGTAACAGTACCCAACTGGGAGTATCTAAAATGGTGAATGTCGGGAATTATACATTTATTGCCAGTTCTTGGGATGGAATTTTACAGGAGATTGACATGCAAGATAATGCGGTTATCAGAACGACAAAATTAGAGAATAATACAAAAGTACTCGCGATGGATTGCGTCAATAATCTCCTAATACTGGCATTGACCGGGAAAAAAATACGATGGCTCAACTTGCCATTGAATAATAACGATAGGGGAGAAGTTACTGAAGTGGAGACTGGCTTAAAATACCAAGTCCGAGATATAAAGTTGACGTTAGAAGGTGATGGGTACGTGACGAGTAGCATTGATGGAAGGGTAGCTgtggaatattttgaagatgattccAGGAATTTTGCATTCAGATGTCATAGAATGAATTTAGTGGATATGCAATTTGTATTCCCCGTGAATTCTTTGGCATTTAGCCCAGCTTCacatttattatttactgGTGGATCTGACGGATGCGTTTCGTTATGGAATCTGGAGACACACAAGAAGATTAAGCAATTTCCCAAGTTTAATGAAAACAGTGTCGTTAAGCTGGCCTGTAATGAGGATATCCTGGTTGTCGGAACTTCAGATGATTCCTTTAAGACGAATGCTGTGGTGGCGGAACCACTTGAGTTACAATCAAGTAGATTATAtgtattatttaaagaatga
- the NCAS0A07130 gene encoding uncharacterized protein (ancestral locus Anc_5.157), giving the protein MSNNHCRFYENKFPEVDDIVMVNVQQIAEMGAYVKLLEYDNIEGMILLSELSRRRIRSIQKLIRVGKNDVAVVLRVDKEKGYIDLSKRRVSSEDIINCEEKYQKSKAVNSILRYCAEKFQLPLEDLYKTIAWPLSRKFGNAYEAFKLSILDDTVWEGIEPPSKEILDELKVYISKRLTPQAVKIRADVEVSCFSYEGIDAIKEALKAAEAMSTEQMQIKVKLVAAPLYVITTQSLDKQIGIDHLQKSIEKINEIISKYDGVCNVTMAPKAVTATEDAELQALLENKELDEQSDSDSEGSDIE; this is encoded by the coding sequence ATGTCAAACAATCACTGTCGTTTTTATGAGAACAAGTTCCCCGAAGTGGACGACATTGTCATGGTCAATGTCCAACAAATTGCCGAGATGGGTGCGTATgtcaaattattagaatACGACAATATTGAAGGTATGATTTTATTGAGTGAATTGTCTCGTAGACGTATCAGATCCATTCAGAAGTTGATCCGTGTTGGGAAGAATGATGTTGCTGTGGTTCTTCGTGTGGATAAGGAGAAGGGATACATTGATTTATCCAAGCGTCGTGTCTCTTCAgaagatattattaattgtgaagaaaaatatcaaaaatcTAAAGCTGTGAATTCCATCTTGAGATATTGTGCTGAGAAATTCCAATTGCCATTGGAAGATCTATATAAAACCATTGCCTGGCCATTAAGTCGAAAATTCGGTAACGCTTATGAAGCCTTTAAATTATCCATTCTTGACGATACTGTCTGGGAAGGTATTGAACCTCCATCCAAGGAAATCttggatgaattgaaagtATACATTTCCAAGAGATTGACTCCTCAAGCTGTTAAGATTAGAGCAGATGTGGAAGTATCATGTTTCAGCTATGAAGGTATTGATGCCATCAAGGAAGCATTAAAAGCTGCAGAAGCCATGTCCACTGAACAAATGCAAATTAAAGTTAAATTGGTTGCAGCTCCATTGTATGTCATTACCACACAATCATTGGATAAGCAAATTGGTATTGATCACTTACAAAAGagtattgaaaagattaatgaaattatttctAAATACGACGGTGTTTGCAATGTTACCATGGCTCCTAAGGCTGTTACTGCTACTGAAGATGCTGAATTACAAGCATTATTGGAGAATAAGGAATTGGATGAACAATCTGATTCTGATTCTGAAGGGTCAGACATTGAGTAA
- the HIP1 gene encoding histidine permease (ancestral locus Anc_5.158): MLGSPLKREYWNEMITGSKSSEAGNIDANFALEEKDSTLSPLASLDSKVPHEKIQTTTDFASVISHEDDINNVNLNKNLSIRHLLTLAVGGSIGVGLFVNSGAALASGGPASLVIDWIIISTCLFTVINALGEMAAAFPVVGGFNVYITRFIDPSVGFAVNINYLAQWLVLLPLELVAASMTIKYWNETINSDAWVAIFYCVIALANMLEVKSFGETEFVLSMIKILAIIGFTILGIVLACGGGPHGGFIGGKYWNHPGSFVGHNSGTKFKGLCSVFVTAAFSYSGIEMTAVSAAESKDPRTTIPKAAKRTFWLITASYVTILTLIGCLVPYDDPRLLSGTSSVDAASSPLVIAIENDGIKGLPSLMNAIILISIISVANSAVYACSRCMVAMAHIGNVPRILNRVDTKGRPMNAIIFTLFFGLLSFVAASDRQADVFTWLSALSGLSTIFCWMAINLSHIRFRQSMAKQNRSLDELPFLSQTGVWGSWYGTIVLFLVLVASFWTSLFPLGGTSADAESFFEGYLSFPILLACYFGHKLYVRKREFMVGLADMDLDTGRRQVDLDVRREELRREREELAKQSFFKSFLHVWC; the protein is encoded by the coding sequence ATGCTAGGGAGTCCATTGAAGAGGGAATATTGGAATGAGATGATTACAGGCTCCAAGTCATCAGAAGCCGGAAATATAGATGCCAACTTTGCCCTTGAGGAGAAGGATTCCACTCTTTCACCTCTTGCATCCTTGGATTCTAAAGTGCCACatgaaaaaattcaaacGACTACCGATTTTGCTTCGGTAATTTCGCATGAAGATGATATCAATAATGTTAATCTGAATAAAAATCTTTCCATCCGTCATTTGTTAACTTTAGCAGTCGGTGGATCTATTGGTGTTGGTCTATTTGTCAACTCAGGTGCTGCGCTGGCATCCGGAGGCCCAGCGAGTTTAGTCATTGATTGGATTATCATTAGTACCTGTCTTTTCACAGTGATTAATGCCCTAGGTGAGATGGCCGCAGCATTTCCTGTCGTCGGAGGGTTTAACGTTTATATTACTAGATTCATTGACCCATCTGTCGGGTTTGCTGTCaatataaattatttggCGCAATGGTTGGTACTGTTACCTTTGGAATTAGTTGCTGCATCCATGACTATTAAGTATTGGAATGAAACCATTAATTCTGACGCCTGGGTAGCGATCTTTTATTGCGTTATTGCATTGGCTAATATGCTAGAGGTGAAATCCTTTGGTGAAACAGAATTTGTTTTATCAATGATTAAGATTCTTGCCATTATTGGATTCACTATTTTGGGGATTGTGTTAGCATGTGGTGGTGGTCCACACGGTGGTTTCATTGGTGGCAAATATTGGAATCATCCTGGTTCATTTGTGGGTCATAACTCAGGGACTAAATTCAAAGGGTTGTGTTCTGTATTCGTTACAGCTGCATTTTCCTACAGTGGGATCGAAATGACTGCTGTGTCGGCTGCCGAAAGTAAAGATCCAAGAACTACTATTCCCAAGGCGGCCAAGAGAACGTTCTGGTTAATCACTGCATCATACGTCACAATTTTAACTTTGATTGGTTGCTTGGTTCCCTACGACGATCCAAGACTATTGAGTGGTACTAGTTCTGTTGATGCAGCCTCATCCCCTCTAGTCATTGCCATAGAAAACGATGGCATTAAGGGTTTGCCTTCCTTAATGAACGCCATTATCTTGATATCTATTATTTCCGTAGCCAATAGCGCAGTCTATGCGTGTTCCAGATGTATGGTTGCCATGGCTCACATCGGTAATGTCCCTCGAATTTTAAACCGTGTTGATACGAAAGGCAGACCTATGAACGCTATCATATTCACATTATTTTTTGGGCTATTGTCGTTTGTGGCTGCTAGTGATAGACAGGCAGATGTATTCACCTGGTTAAGTGCCCTTTCTGGATTATCCACCATATTCTGTTGGATGGCCATCAATTTATCTCATATTAGGTTCAGACAGTCCATGGCAAAGCAGAATAGATCATTAGATGAACTTCCATTTTTGTCTCAAACAGGTGTATGGGGGTCGTGGTATGGTACTATTGTTCTCTTCCTTGTCCTAGTGGCATCTTTTTGGACTTCTTTATTTCCTTTGGGTGGGACCTCAGCGGATGCAgaatcattttttgaaggtTATTTATCGTTTCCTATCTTATTAGCGTGCTACTTTGGACATAAATTGTACGTGAGGAAAAGAGAATTTATGGTTGGATTGGCGGATATGGATCTAGACACAGGCAGAAGGCAAGTGGATTTGGATGTTCGTAGAGAGGAACTCAGGCGTGAAAGAGAGGAGCTGGCCAAGCAAAGTTTTTTTAAAAGTTTTTTGCATGTGTGGTGCTGA
- the NCAS0A07120 gene encoding uncharacterized protein, with protein MTSTTLRKRSGTVGVEASMGDPTPTVSADRTQTSAAKTSTSRLTTEQKIDLILEITLQQRLGGWIADESRVEGPTPGEAKVEGSTPEGPTPGETRVEPTAKQFSEDDSLRSQDNDTESMRSAKQKERKRRRKKDRHWYLLWGTIINIIAVLLYFPPIILSFVKWDFSLERKILMACLLGIFALLGVVNLSFMVFIRSNDFIGYCYHFAVVILFASLAINGTIVMAGYDS; from the coding sequence ATGACTTCAACTACTTTGAGAAAAAGATCGGGGACAGTGGGAGTTGAGGCTTCCATGGGGGATCCAACACCCACTGTTTCAGCTGACAGGACCCAAACCTCGGCGGCTAAAACATCGACCTCACGACTAACAACTGAACAAAAAATAGACCTTATCTTAGAAATAACACTTCAACAAAGATTAGGAGGATGGATTGCAGATGAGTCAAGGGTAGAAGGGCCAACACCAGGTGAAGCAAAGGTAGAAGGGTCGACACCAGAAGGACCAACACCAGGTGAAACAAGGGTAGAACCAACAGCAAAACAATTTAGTGAGGACGACAGCTTAAGAAGCCAGGACAATGATACTGAGTCAATGAGGTCTGCAAAGCAAAAAGAACGAAAGAGAAGACGAAAGAAGGACCGTCACTGGTACTTACTATGGGGAACGATAATTAACATAATAGCGGTGCTACTATATTTCCCGCCCATTATTCTATCATTCGTAAAATGGGATTTCTCCttagaaagaaaaatcCTCATGGCTTGTTTGTTGGGAATCTTTGCATTACTAGGCGTTGTAAATTTATCTTTTATGGTGTTCATAAGAAGTAATGATTTCATTGGGTATTGCTATCATTTCGCTGTCGTTATACTATTTGCTTCACTTGCCATAAATGGGACTATTGTTATGGCAGGCTATGACTCATGA
- the XKS1 gene encoding xylulokinase (ancestral locus Anc_5.152) codes for MSEPSYYLGLDLSTQQLKGLAINETLEIVVTETVDFDKELPHYNTTKGVYINGNDIECPVGMWLEALDLLFEKFKKKGFSLNNVRAISGSCQQHGSVYWSQNANTLLKNLGSDTDKSLVSHLIPDAFSRQTAPNWQDHSTGSQCQSFERKVGGPQALAEITGSRAHFRFTGPQIMKIAEKEPGNYANTSSVSLVSSFITSLLCGELTPLEEADSCGMNLYDIRKRQFNEDLLSLIDSNEDNIRTKLMDPPLKCDKPVRLGSISKYFVQKYGFNPSCSIFPLTGDNLATICSLPLKTNDVLVSLGTSTTILLVTNQYQPSPNYHLFIHPTIPDHYMGMICYCNGALAREKIRDELNETGEGNSWNLFNEAVLDDTIDNSDELGIYFPLGEIVPSVSAIYKRAKFDKATGEIKAIVDEFANKKHDAKNIVESQALSCRIRISPLLSKEGNSNKNEMTSNENGTVKFDYAEIPISDYLSKRPNRAFFVGGASKNDAIVKKFAQIIGAQEGNYRLETPNSCALGGCYKAIWSQLYHLGETKESFDVYLDKHFPWGEVERICEPDEKAWELYNKKIVPMSHLEALL; via the coding sequence ATGTCCGAGCCATCGTATTATTTAGGTCTTGATCTTTCAACACAACAATTGAAAGGTCTCGCAATCAATGAAACACTAGAGATAGTTGTTACCGAAACGGTTGATTTCGATAAAGAACTACCCCATTACAATACAACGAAAGGTGTTTACATAAACGGCAATGATATCGAGTGTCCCGTTGGAATGTGGTTAGAGGCACTAGATttattgtttgaaaaattcaagaagaagggCTTCAGTTTGAATAACGTTAGAGCCATTTCTGGATCATGCCAACAACATGGGTCTGTTTATTGGTCCCAAAATGCCAATACCTTATTGAAAAACCTTGGAAGTGACACAGACAAAAGCCTGGTGTCTCATCTAATTCCCGATGCCTTCTCGAGACAGACAGCCCCTAATTGGCAGGATCATAGTACAGGATCCCAATGCCAGTCGTTCGAAAGAAAAGTAGGTGGACCACAGGCCTTAGCCGAAATTACTGGTTCAAGGGCTCACTTTAGGTTTACCGGTCCTCAAATCATGAAGATAGCAGAAAAGGAACCTGGAAATTATGCCAATACAAGCTCTGTCTCTTTAGTTTCCAGTTTTATAACATCCTTACTCTGTGGTGAATTGACCCCTTTAGAAGAAGCCGATTCATGTGGTATGAACCTATACGATATACGTAAACGTCAATTTAATGAGGATTTGCTATCCTTAATCGATTCCAATGAAGACAATATCCGTACCAAGTTAATGGATCCGCCTTTGAAATGTGACAAACCCGTAAGATTAGGAAGTATTTCCAAGTACTTTGTTCAAAAATACGGATTCAATCCATCTTGTTCAATATTCCCATTGACCGGTGACAATTTGGCTACCATCTGTTCTCTACCTTTAAAGACGAATGATGTTCTTGTGTCTTTGGGGACAAGTACTACGATTTTGTTAGTTACCAACCAATATCAACCCTCCCCGAATTATCATCTATTCATCCATCCAACTATCCCAGATCATTACATGGGTATGATTTGCTATTGTAATGGAGCCTTAGCCAGAGAAAAGATTCGTGATGAGTTGAATGAAACAGGGGAAGGAAATTCGTGgaatttatttaatgaagCTGTTTTAGATGACACTATAGACAACAGTGATGAGCTAGGTATTTATTTCCCACTAGGTGAAATTGTACCCAGTGTTAGTGCCATATATAAGCGAGCTAAATTTGACAAGGCAACTGGTGAAATCAAAGCCATTGTCGATGAATTTGCAAACAAGAAGCACGATGctaaaaatattgttgaaTCACAAGCTTTAAGTTGCAGGATTCGTATCTCACCTTTACTTtccaaagaaggaaattcaaataaaaatgaaatgacTTCCAATGAGAATGGGACAGTGAAATTTGACTATGCTGAGATTCCAATATCTGACTATTTGAGTAAAAGACCCAATAGAGCATTCTTTGTTGGAGGTGCTTCCAAAAATGATGCTATTGTCAAGAAATTCGCTCAAATTATAGGCGCACAAGAAGGGAACTATCGTTTAGAAACCCCAAATTCCTGTGCTCTCGGTGGTTGTTACAAGGCTATTTGGTCTCAATTGTACCATTTAGGAGAAACCAAAGAGTCATTTGATGTATATTTGGATAAGCATTTCCCATGGGGGGAAGTGGAACGTATTTGTGAGCCAGACGAGAAAGCGTGGGAATTatataacaaaaaaattgttcCAATGAGTCATTTGGAGGCTCTATTGTAA
- the NCAS0A07140 gene encoding type I glyceraldehyde-3-phosphate dehydrogenase (ancestral locus Anc_5.155) yields MVRVAINGFGRIGRLVLRVALARSTVEVVAINDPFISNDYAAYMFKYDSTHGRYAGEVSHDEKNLIIDGKKIAVYNERDPANLPWGASNVDIAIDSTGIFKELDSAQKHIDAGAKKVVITAPSGTAPMFVMGVNEDKYTSDLKIVSNASCTTNCLAPLAKVINDAFGIEEGLMTTVHSQTATQKTVDGPSHKDWRGGRTASANIIPSSTGAAKAVGKVLPELQGKLTGMAFRVPTVDVSVVDLTVKLAKETTYDEIKKVVKAAAEGKMKGVLGYTEDAVVSSDFLGDAHSSIFDASAGIQLSPKFVKLVSWYDNEYGYSTRVVDLVEHVAKA; encoded by the coding sequence aTGGTTAGAGTTGCTATTAACGGTTTCGGTAGAATTGGTAGATTAGTCTTGAGAGTTGCTTTGGCTAGATCCACTGTTGAAGTTGTCGCCATCAACGATCCTTTCATCTCCAACGACTACGCTGCTTACATGTTCAAGTACGACTCCACTCACGGTAGATACGCTGGTGAAGTTTCCCACGATGAAAAGAACTTGATCATCGACGGTAAGAAGATCGCTGTCTACAACGAAAGAGACCCAGCTAACTTGCCATGGGGTGCTTCCAACGTTGACATTGCCATTGACTCCACTGGTATCTTCAAGGAATTGGACTCTGCTCAAAAGCACATTGACGCTGGTGCCAAGAAGGTTGTCATCACCGCTCCATCCGGTACCGCCCCAATGTTCGTCATGGGTGTTAACGAAGACAAATACACTTCTGACTTGAAGATTGTTTCCAACGCTTCTTGTACCACTAACTGTTTGGCTCCATTGGCTAAGGTTATCAACGATGCTTTCGgtattgaagaaggtttGATGACCACTGTCCACTCTCAAACCGCCACTCAAAAGACTGTTGACGGTCCATCCCACAAGGACTGGAGAGGTGGTAGAACTGCTTCCGCTAACATCATCCCATCCTCCACCGGTGCCGCCAAGGCTGTCGGTAAGGTCTTGCCAGAATTACAAGGTAAGTTGACCGGTATGGCTTTCAGAGTCCCAACCGTCGATGTCTCCGTTGTCGATTTGACTGTTAAGTTGGCTAAGGAAACCACCTACGATGAAATCAAGAAGGTTGTTAAGGCTGCTGCTGAAGGTAAGATGAAGGGTGTCTTGGGTTACACTGAAGACGCTGTTGTCTCCTCTGACTTCTTGGGTGACGCTCACTCTTCCATCTTCGATGCTTCCGCTGGTATCCAATTGTCTCCAAAGTTCGTCAAGTTGGTTTCTTGGTACGATAACGAATACGGTTACTCTACCAGAGTTGTCGATTTGGTTGAACACGTTGCTAAGGCTTAA